The Microterricola viridarii nucleotide sequence CTGCGTGGGTCGACGAGGGCGGAGACGACGTCGCTGAGCAGCGTCATGAGCACGTAGATCAGCGCCACGACGAGGACGACGCCGGTGACGACGGGCACGTCGCGGGCGGTGACGGCCTGCAGCAGGGTGCGGCCGAGCCCGGGCCGGGCGAAGATCGTCTCGACGACCACCGCGCCGGAGAGCAGGGTGCCGAGCGCCCAGCCGGAGAGGGCGACGGCGGGGATCGCGGCGTGCCGGATGGTGTGCCGCAGGCTGACGCCGACGGCGCTCTCGCCGCGGGCGCGGGCCGAGAGCACGAACGGCTGGGCGAGGGCGTCCAGCATGCCCTCCCGCATCACGGCGGCCAGAAACCCGGCCAGCGGCACGGCGAGCGTGAGAACGGGCAGCACCAGGCCGCCGAGATCGCCGGTGGACACCGGCGGGAACCAGCCGAGGGCCGTGCTGAACAGCGCGATCAGCGCCGTCGCCAGCCAGAAGTGCGGCAGGGCGGCGCTGGTGAGCTCGATGCCGCTGGCGACGGACGTCGCCACGCGGCCCGCCCCCGTCGAGACGAGCGCGAGCGCCAGGGCGAGCAGCCAGGCCACCGCGAGGGCCGCCACCGCCAGCAACACCGTTCCGGGCAGCTGCGCGCCGAGCAGGTCGGCGACGGGCACCTTGAGGGCGTACGACTGGCCGAGGTCGCCGGAGAGCAGTCGGCCGAGCATCGCCGCGTACTGCACGGCGAGCGGCTGGTCCAGGCCGTACTGCTGCCGCACCTGCTCCAGCGCCTCCGGCGAGGCCTGCGAGCCCGGCCCGCCGAGCACCGCCAGCGCCGGGTCGCCGGGGATCAGCCGCAGCGCGAAGAAGGTGATCGTCGCGACGGCCCAGAGCACGAAGACGGCGCCGGCGACGCGGGCGGCGACCCTACTCGCTGAGCCAGGCGTCATAGAAGCTCGGGGTGGACACGGTGCCGATGGCGCGCGCGCCGTGCAGCGTGGGGGAGAGCAGGAAGTGGTTCTGCTGGTCGTAGAGCGGCAGCACGGTGAAGCTGCCGAGGATCCTCTTCTGCGCCGCGGTGTAGAGGGTCTGCCGCTCGTCGGCGTCCAGGCTGCTCGCCGCCTGGGCGAGGAGGCTGTCGAGCTCCGGGTCGCTCAGCTGGGCCAGGTTGGCGAAGTAGCCGCTCGGCGCCGGGGTGATGCTGTCCGAGTGGTAGAGGATCCGCAGCACGTCCGGGCCGACCTTCGTGTACGGGGCGCTGACCACGTCGTAGTCGTTCGTGAACAGGGCGCCGTACCAGCTGGAGAGGTCGAGCGGGGTGATGACGACCTCGAAGCCGGCCTCGGCCGCCGTCGCCTGCACCTGCTCGAACAGCGACTGCTCGGCCGGGATCGACTGGTTGGTGCTGACGGGGAACGCGAGGCTCAGGCGCTGGCCGTCCTTGACGCGGATGCCGTCGGCATCCTTCTCCGACCATCCGGCCTCGTCGAGCAGGGCGTTGGCCTTCTTGAGGTCGGTGCCGAACAGCGACTCGTCGGAGTAGCCGAGCGGCTCGACGCTGGAGAGCGCGGAGTAGGAGCGCGCGGCGGTGCCGAAGAAGAGGGAATCGATGCCGTCGTTGACGTCGACGGCGCGGATGAAGGCCTCGCGCACGAGGGGGTCGTCGAAGGGCGCCTGGCCGGAGTTCAGCTCGAGCCGGTTCGAGGCGCCCGGCCGGGGCGCGTCGATCTCGGTGAAGGTGCCGGCGGATGCGGCGGCGGCCAGCGTGTCCGGCTGGGCGTTGTCGATGACCTGCACCTGGCCGGCCTGCAGCGCCGCGTAGCGGGAGGCGGAGTCCGGCAGGAAGCGCCAGTCGATCGCCTCCAGGTAGGCGGGGCCCTCGTGGGCGGCGTCGGCGGGCGGCGAGCTGTAGTTGTCGTTCCGCACGAGCGCGACGTGGTCCTGCTTGACCCAGCCGTCGACGGCGAACGGGCCGGTGCCGATCGGCGCCTGGCAGTTCTCGTCGAGGCCGCGGGCGATGCCGGCGGCCGATTCGATGGCCAGCCACGGCTGGCTGAGCGACTCGAGCAGGGCGCTGTCCGGGGCGGTCATGGTGAAGCGCGCGACCGTGTCGCTCACCGCCTCGACGCCGGCCACCTTGCCGAGGGCGAGGTAGCCGGTGGAGGAGCCGGTGGCCGGGTCCTGGACGTGCTCGACGGTGGCCTTCACGTCGGCGGCGGTCAGCGGGGTGCCGTCGCTGAAGCGCACGTCGTCGCGCAGCGTGAACTCCCATGTGAGGCCGTCCTCTGCCATCTCCCAGCTGTCGGCGAGCCAGGGGATGATCCGGCCGTTGTCGTCGATCGACACGAGCGACTCCAGGTACTGCCCGGCGATGAGTGCCTGCGGGTAGTTGCCGCCGACGTGCGGGTCGAGGCAGTCGGGCTCGGCGTCGCCGCTGGCGTAGACGAGGGTGCCGCCGCTCACGGGGGTTCCGGATGCCGCGGTGCCGGTGGTGCCGGCGGCGTCCCCGGTGGGGGCGCTGCACGCGGCGAGCAGCAGGACGGCGGAGGCTGCCAGCGGCAGCAGTGCGCGCCGGGCGGCGCGGGAGGGCAGGGCAGGCATCGAGATCCTTGCTGGGGAGGGGAAGTGCGCCCGGCGTTGAGCGAGCGCGTCATAATCATGGCACCGGGAGAGGCGCTCGGCACGCCACTTGTTATAGTCCAGCTAGAACAATAGGATCGATGTGTGCTCATCCGCATCGATCCCACCCTCTCCACGCCGCTGTTCGAACAGTTGGCGGCCGGCATCCGTGCCTCGGTCATCGACGGGCGGCTCACCGTGGGGGAGCGGCTGCTGCCCGCCCGGGAGCTGGCCGGCGCCCTCGACATCAACGTGCACACGGTGCTGCGCGCCTACCAGATCCTGCGCGAGGAGGGCCTGCTCGACATGCGGCCGGGCCGCGGCGCCATCGTCGCCGGGCGGATCGGTCAGCACGCCGCGCTGGCCGGCGCGATCCACGACCTAGTCGACGAGGCCAAGCTGCGCAACGTTTCGGAGAGCGCCCTGCTCTCGCTCATCAGAGAGGCCTACAAGTGAACGACTCCACCCAGCACGCCAACCCGGAGCAGCGAGCGGTGACGCGCTCCCGACTCCTCCTGGTGGCCGTCGTGTTGCCGCTCGCGGTCGCCGTGGCATCCGCACTCGTCATCATCAGCTGGATCCCGACCCTGCCGGCGGTGATCGGGATCCACTGGGGCTCGGAGGGGGTGAACGACTTCGGCAGCCCGTGGGAGCTCGTCGCCATCGTTCTCGGGACGGTCGGTCTTTTCAGTGGCGTGATGGCCTTCTCGTTCGCGCATCTCGCCGAGCGTGGCCGCCCCCGGCCCGCCCAGAAGGTGCTGGCCGTGACCTCGCTCTGGCTGTCCGTCCTGCTCAGTGTCGGCATCGCCGGCTCGGTTGCGACGCAACGCGGCTTGAGCGACGCCAGCACCGCACCAGATCCCCTGCCCTGGCTGCTGCTCGGTGCCCTGCTCGGGCTCGTCGCGGCCGCGGCCGCCTGGTTCCTGCTTCCGCGCGCCGACCGCACGCCGCCGTACGCGTTCGACGTCGAGCCGCTGGACGTCGGCCCGTCGGAGCGCGTCTTCTGGACGGGAACCGTGTCCGCAGCCCGCGGCGTGCTGCTGCTCATCCTGGCGGTGTTCGCGCTGGGGATCGGGAGCACGCTCGCCGCGGCGCTCGGCGGCGAGGAGGTGCTGGTGCTCGTGCTGCTGCCGCTGTTCGTGGTGCTCGCCGTGGCGCTCACGACCGTCCGTTGGAGGGTCAGCGTCGGGCAGCACGGGGTGAACGTCGTCTCCGTCGCCGGCTGGCCGGCGATCCGGATTCCGCTGAGTGAGGTGGCCGATGTGCGGCTGATCGCGGTGAACCCGGTCGGCGACTTCGGCGGCTGGGGCTGGCGCTGGAACGGCGGGCGCACCGGAATCATCCTGCAGGCCGGCCCGGCGATCGAGGTCACCCGCAGCAACGGGAAGGTGCTCGTCGTGCCCGTCGACGACGCCGAGACGGCCGTCGCGGTGCTGCAGGGCGCCGGCGCCCGCTGAACGCCGCCGGCCCGCTGAACGAGCGCGGGCCGGCGGAGTTGGGCGAAGCGGCTCGGGTCCGGGCTCCGACCCGCTATTCTTAGAGGCACAGACTGCGAACCGGCCATCACCGGGGAGTCCTCGGAAGAGAACAGGCGGGCGCCACGGCATCCGACTGAGGTAGAACCGAGCGGGGCTGGCCCGTCATCGCCAAGGAACAAGCGGCTTCCCGGCTGCCGAAGGCGGCATCGGGGAGCAAGCGAGGTGGTACCGCGGCAGGCAGAGGCCCGCCGTCCTCGTGGAAGTGGCCAACAGCATCCGTCAGCCGTCCAGGAGACACACGTGTACCCCAAAGACTCGAACACCCCCGATTCCTCCTCCACCGCGGGCTCCGGCGCCGCATTCGGCGTGACGCCGTCGCCGAACTTCCCCGCGATCGAGGAGGAGGTGCTCGCGTTCTGGAAGCAGGACGGCACCTTCCAGGCCTCCATCGACCAGCGCGAGGGCGAGGACGAGTGGGTCTTCTATGACGGCCCGCCCTTCGCCAACGGCCTGCCGCACTACGGCCACCTCCTCACCGGCTACGCCAAGGACGTCTTCCCGCGCTATCAGACCATGCGCGGCAAGCAGGTGCACCGCCGCTTCGGCTGGGACACCCACGGCCTGCCCGCCGAGCTCGAGGCGGAGCGCCAGCTCGGCATCACCGACAAGAGCCAGATCGAGGAGATGGGCATCGCCGCGTTCAACAGCGCGGCCAAGGAGTCGGTGCTGCGCTACACCAAGGAGTGGCAGGAGTACGTCACCCGGCAGGCCCGCTGGGTCGACTTCGACAACGACTACAAGACGCTCGACACCAGCTACATGGAGAGTGTCATCTGGGCATTCAAGACCCTGCACGACAAGGGCCTCGCCTACGAGGGCTACCGGGTGCTGCCCTACTGCTGGCGCGACCAGACCCCGCTCTCCAACCACGAGCTGCGCATGGACGACGACGTCTACAAGATGCGCCAGGACCAGACGGTCACCGTCACCTTCCCGCTGACCGGCCCGAAGGCGGAGTCGCTCGGCCTCACCGCCGTGCGCGCCCTCGCCTGGACGACGACGCCGTGGACCCTGCCCACCAACCTCGCCCTCGCCGTCGGCCCCGACATCGAGTACGCGGTCGTCCCGGCCGGCCCCAACGGCACCCCGGATGCCACCGTGCTCCGCGAGGAGGCCGAGGGCACCGCCGCGCACACCGAGGTGCTCGGCGGCGAGTACCTGATCGCGATCGACCTGGTCGCCGGTTACGCCAAGGACCTCGGCTACGACAGCGCAGAGGAGGCCACCGCCGCGATCTCGCGCACCGTCCGCGGCCGCGAGCTCGAGGGCGTCAGCTACGACCGCCTGTTCGACTACTACGCCGACACCGAGGAGTGGGGCACCGAGAACGCCTGGCGCATCCTCACCGCCGACTACG carries:
- a CDS encoding GntR family transcriptional regulator, translated to MLIRIDPTLSTPLFEQLAAGIRASVIDGRLTVGERLLPARELAGALDINVHTVLRAYQILREEGLLDMRPGRGAIVAGRIGQHAALAGAIHDLVDEAKLRNVSESALLSLIREAYK
- a CDS encoding ABC transporter permease, which produces MTPGSASRVAARVAGAVFVLWAVATITFFALRLIPGDPALAVLGGPGSQASPEALEQVRQQYGLDQPLAVQYAAMLGRLLSGDLGQSYALKVPVADLLGAQLPGTVLLAVAALAVAWLLALALALVSTGAGRVATSVASGIELTSAALPHFWLATALIALFSTALGWFPPVSTGDLGGLVLPVLTLAVPLAGFLAAVMREGMLDALAQPFVLSARARGESAVGVSLRHTIRHAAIPAVALSGWALGTLLSGAVVVETIFARPGLGRTLLQAVTARDVPVVTGVVLVVALIYVLMTLLSDVVSALVDPRREAVTA
- a CDS encoding ABC transporter substrate-binding protein — its product is MPALPSRAARRALLPLAASAVLLLAACSAPTGDAAGTTGTAASGTPVSGGTLVYASGDAEPDCLDPHVGGNYPQALIAGQYLESLVSIDDNGRIIPWLADSWEMAEDGLTWEFTLRDDVRFSDGTPLTAADVKATVEHVQDPATGSSTGYLALGKVAGVEAVSDTVARFTMTAPDSALLESLSQPWLAIESAAGIARGLDENCQAPIGTGPFAVDGWVKQDHVALVRNDNYSSPPADAAHEGPAYLEAIDWRFLPDSASRYAALQAGQVQVIDNAQPDTLAAAASAGTFTEIDAPRPGASNRLELNSGQAPFDDPLVREAFIRAVDVNDGIDSLFFGTAARSYSALSSVEPLGYSDESLFGTDLKKANALLDEAGWSEKDADGIRVKDGQRLSLAFPVSTNQSIPAEQSLFEQVQATAAEAGFEVVITPLDLSSWYGALFTNDYDVVSAPYTKVGPDVLRILYHSDSITPAPSGYFANLAQLSDPELDSLLAQAASSLDADERQTLYTAAQKRILGSFTVLPLYDQQNHFLLSPTLHGARAIGTVSTPSFYDAWLSE